From the Clavibacter phaseoli genome, one window contains:
- a CDS encoding MFS transporter, with translation MSTPPETSPIPIPDERQVRGSHFVDLSPLKESPAFARLWAGNAIAGIGSQMTVVAIGLHVYKLTGSTGSVALVGVLSLLPMIVAGLYGGMLADAFDRRKVALIASCVAWGSTILLAALAWTHAETVWSLYALSILNAVAATVIGTSRQAILPRILPPHLLPAASALGGISLGVMVTVGPALAGVLVASVGFQWTYTVDAVLFLAAFTGVLALPRIAPEGEVQRPGLASIRYGLGFLRTAPNIRMSFIVDIIAMTFGQPRVLFPAVGAVVLGGGPVTVGILTAAGAVGSLVSSVLSGSVGRVTRHGRAIRLAIVAYGLSTAGFGLVLLLASEPGVLHGIGSRIEDASIPGIVAASVLLALTGAADNISSIFRNTMLQTAVPDNMRGRLQGIFIVVVTGGPRLGDAYIGIVTLFAALWVPSLVGGLLIAVVVWILIRSLPSFERYDSRNPTP, from the coding sequence GTGAGCACCCCGCCCGAGACCTCCCCCATCCCGATCCCCGACGAGCGGCAGGTGCGCGGCAGCCACTTCGTCGACCTGTCCCCGCTGAAGGAGAGCCCGGCGTTCGCGCGGCTCTGGGCCGGCAACGCGATCGCCGGCATCGGCAGCCAGATGACCGTGGTGGCGATCGGGCTGCACGTGTACAAGCTGACGGGATCCACCGGATCGGTCGCGCTCGTGGGCGTGCTGTCGCTCCTGCCGATGATCGTCGCGGGCCTCTACGGCGGGATGCTCGCCGACGCGTTCGACCGGCGGAAGGTCGCGCTCATCGCGTCCTGCGTCGCGTGGGGATCGACGATCCTCCTGGCGGCGCTCGCGTGGACGCACGCGGAGACCGTGTGGTCGCTCTACGCGCTGAGCATCCTCAACGCGGTCGCGGCGACGGTGATCGGGACGAGCCGGCAGGCGATCCTCCCCCGCATCCTGCCGCCGCACCTGCTGCCCGCGGCCAGCGCGCTCGGCGGGATCAGCCTCGGCGTCATGGTCACGGTCGGGCCGGCGCTCGCGGGCGTGCTCGTCGCGTCCGTCGGGTTCCAGTGGACCTACACGGTCGACGCGGTGCTCTTCCTCGCGGCGTTCACGGGCGTGCTCGCGCTCCCGCGGATCGCGCCCGAGGGCGAGGTGCAGCGGCCGGGGCTGGCGTCCATCAGGTACGGGCTCGGGTTCCTGCGGACGGCCCCGAACATCCGCATGTCCTTCATCGTCGACATCATCGCCATGACCTTCGGGCAGCCGCGCGTGCTGTTCCCCGCGGTCGGCGCGGTCGTGCTCGGCGGCGGGCCCGTGACCGTCGGGATCCTCACGGCGGCCGGCGCCGTCGGCAGCCTGGTGAGCAGCGTGCTGAGCGGATCCGTCGGCCGGGTCACGCGCCACGGCCGGGCGATCCGCCTCGCCATCGTCGCGTACGGCCTCTCGACGGCGGGCTTCGGCCTCGTGCTGCTCCTCGCGTCGGAGCCGGGCGTGCTGCACGGCATCGGGTCGCGGATCGAGGACGCCAGCATCCCCGGGATCGTCGCCGCCTCCGTGCTGCTCGCCCTCACGGGCGCGGCCGACAACATCTCCTCGATCTTCCGCAACACGATGCTGCAGACCGCGGTGCCCGACAACATGCGCGGGCGGCTGCAGGGCATCTTCATCGTCGTGGTCACCGGGGGGCCGCGGCTCGGCGACGCGTACATCGGCATCGTGACGCTGTTCGCCGCACTGTGGGTGCCGTCGCTCGTGGGCGGGCTGCTCATCGCCGTGGTGGTGTGGATCCTCATCCGGTCGCTGCCGTCGTTCGAGCGCTACGACTCGCGGAACCCGACCCCGTGA
- the rpsO gene encoding 30S ribosomal protein S15 — translation MALEADVKKAIIDEYATHPGDTGSPEVQIALLTKRITGLTEHLKEHKHDHHTRRGLLLLVGQRRRLLGYLSNVDIERYRALIARLGIRR, via the coding sequence ATGGCTCTGGAAGCAGACGTCAAGAAGGCGATCATCGACGAGTACGCGACCCACCCCGGTGACACCGGATCCCCCGAGGTGCAGATCGCGCTCCTCACCAAGCGGATCACGGGCCTCACCGAGCACCTCAAGGAGCACAAGCACGACCACCACACGCGTCGTGGCCTGCTCCTCCTGGTCGGCCAGCGTCGTCGTCTCCTCGGCTACCTGTCCAACGTCGACATCGAGCGCTACCGCGCCCTGATCGCGCGCCTGGGCATCCGCCGCTGA